The Synechococcus sp. M16.1 genome includes the window GGCCGCAGGCAGGAGATGCTTAGGGCACTGCAACACGGTGTGATGTCCGCACTCTGGATTCAGGCCCTGCTGGTGAACACGGTTTTGATTGCCCTGGCGCAGCGGACATCTGTTCTCACCCGCAGTGGTTGGGTCCATGCAGCTGCCTTGGGCACGATCCTCTGGGGGTGTTTGGGGTGGTCGGGCTGGTTGGCCGTGGTCGCCTATCTCTCTCTGGGAAGTCTGGTCACCAAGATCGGCTTTCAAAACAAGCAGAGCCGAGGACTTGCCGAAGCCCGCGGTGGGCAGCGCGGCCCTGAAAACGTCTGGGGTTCTGCGGCTGTTGGAGCATTCCTGGCACTGCTCATCGGTGCCGGTGTCGAGCCCCGTGAGCTGATGTTGGTTGGTTTTGCGGCGAGTTTTGCCGCCAAGTTGGCCGACACCTTCGGCAGTGAGATCGGCAAACGATTCGGGCGTACCACGGTGTTGATCACCAGCCTTCGGGTGGTTCCACCAGGAACCGAAGGGGCCATCAGCCTTGAGGGAACCCTGGCCAGTGCCGCCGGCAGCATCGCCATGACCCTGGTGATGCTGGCCCTGCAGCTGGTTCCTTCATGGCCTGTGGCAGTCCTGGTGATGCTGGTTGGCCTGGTGGCGACCCTCGGCGAAAGCCTGCTCGGTGCTCTGGTGCAGGATCGCGTGGCGTGGTTGAGCAATGAGTTGGTCAATGCTCTCCAGACCCTTTTGGCCGCAGTTCTGGCGATGCTGCTGATGGTGCTTTGATCAGCTGGTTTGGATGGGCATCAGACCATCGCGCTGGGCCAATTGCTGCAGCAGTTGAACGCCCTCATGGAGATGAAGGCGCAGGGATGAACGGCTGCAATTCATGGCCTGAGCCAGATCCTTGAGGGTCTGGCCTTCGATCAAGTGGGCTTGCAGCACCGTTCCGGCCAGGCCATCCACCTGGTGCAGCACGCTCTTCAGCCAGTCCAGGTGTTCATCCTCCACACTCGAGCTTGCTGGCTCCCCAGGGCTGGCAGACAGGTCGACGACCTGGCTGGCTCCATGGCTCTGAACGGCGGCAGCCCAGCGCTCTGGTCGAACCGAGAGTTCGGTAGCAAGATCCTGATCGCTGAGAAGCGGTTGCCGGTTCTGTTCGCGTTCCCGCTGGATCTTCATTCCGGCTGCCTAAAGATCACGCAGTCGCCAGGGAATCCGAATGGTGCGTGATCGATCGCGGCGGTAGTGGAGGATTTGGCCGGTGGCTCGCGAGAGCAGATAGCTGCTGGGGCGGAGGCCTCGTTGTTGATCAAACCGTTCAAGGCCACGGATCAATCCAACCCTGGACTCCTGCAGAAGGTCGTCGAACTCTTCGGGGCCGCGCTGCTGTTGGCGACGGGCCGCGCAGTGCGCCAGGCCCAGGTGCTTGAGAGCCTGCTGATTGCGTCGTGCAACGCAGGGCGGCAGTCCACGCCGGGACTCCTGGTGCAGGTGACGTTGAGAAATCAAGGGATCAGTGCAACTGATCCAACGGTTCAACCCTCAGCCCCGAAGCGGTTGGCCCTTTGGTGCCGCAGATCGGCACTTTCGTGCCGGATCATGGGTGCAACGGTTTTGGATGGATGGACTGGCAACCAGAAGCACTGGCAGCACTCAAGAAAGATGTTCCGTTCTTCGTACGGCCTGCTGTTCGTAAACGGGTTGAGGCGATGGCGGATTCAGACGGACGTTCCGACATCGACCTGGATTTCTACAAATCCGCCAAGCAGGCCATGGCCCCGAGCTGATCCTCAGGAGGGGTCGAGATCGCAGCGCTGCAGTTCCGGCTGGGTCAAGCGGTCAACGATGCGTGCCATATCCAGGGCTGTGAGTTCACCGTTTTCGTCCCACTTGAGCGTGGTTTTGCGCTGGGCAGGGGGGTGGCCGGCAGCGCGTTGTGCAGAGCGGTCAGGTCCCAAGTCCGATCACCAATGTCAGGAGAGCCACACATTAGTCGCCGCTGCGGGTCTCGTTTACATGCTGATAGGTGTTGATGTGTTAAGCGCAGCGAGTCCGGCCCACTCCTGCAGAGGCGCCCATTGGCCTAAGCGCTGGTCGAGCCAGCGGTGGCCGTCGGCATTGAGATGGATCCCATCGGGTTCCATCCAGGTCAACCAGTCGGGCTCCTCCTGCATCTCCTGATGCATGGACAGGAAGGGCACATCAGCCTCACGGCACTGTTCGGCCATCACGGCCTCCGTGGCCGCGATCTGGCTGTTCCCGTACCAGAGGCAGCCGGCAAAGGGCATCACGTGCTCATCCACCGCAGTGAGGCCCAGCACAAACACCTGCACCTCCTGGGTCATCTCATTGAGAAGTTGTCCCAGGCCGAACGAAAAGGCCTCCACATCCAGTTGGGGTCTGCCGTCGGTCCGACCAACGCGGGCGGTGTCATTCAGCCCGACACTGAGCAGAAGTCCGCCCGGCGTTTGGCGACGCAGTTCGCCGCGGCAGCTCCATTCGCTGCGCCAGCGGGCGGCCACGCGTTCCAGGCCATCCCCGCGGATGCCCAGGGGGTACACCACTGGAGCGCTGGGCAGGTTCATCCAGCGCAGGCGCAGTCGCTGGCACCAGCCACCCGCTTCACGGTCACCCCAACCATGCACGCCACTGTCCCCGAGCACGATCAGCTGACGGGGGGCGTCGTTCGCACCGCTCATAAGGCCATGGCCCGGCTGTTCCAGCTCCCCTGAAGTCGTTCCCCCAGGCTCTCACCCAGGAGTGTGAGCACTGCGGAGATCAGCACGATCCAGAGCACCAACCACCAATGAAACGAGCTGAGGGCTTCCATCAGCTGCCAGCCCAGACCAGCTCCCCCCACCATGCCGATGATCGCGGTGTCGCGAAGGATCACATCCAATCGGTAGGTCGCATAGGTGAGGTAAGCGCGACTCACATCCGCTAGGGGGCCGTAAAGCCAGCTCACCCGGTTGGGGGCGCCGCAGGCCTTCATGGTCTGGGCGGAACGCACTCCCGTGCTGCGGATGTCGTCGATCAGCACCCGACCCATCACACCGCCGTGGTGCAGCCCCAGGGCCAGCCCCGCCAGGGCCAGGCTTGGTTTGGCCAGCATCAGCAGCAGGAGTGCGGTGAGAGGGGCCGGGATCAGTCGCAACGCCCCCCACACCACTCCCTGCAAACGCAGGCTGGCCTGGCTGGGCCAAACCAGCAGCAACAGCGGTGGAAGGCCGGTGGCAACACAAACGGCGATCAGGGTGATCCACACCGTGGCTCCAATCACCCCGGGCCAGGAGATCTCAAGGGCAGCATTGAATCCCTGGGATCCGTCGATGAGGTTGCCCATAACCATCGACCACTCAGCCACTGGCCAGGTCAGCTGCAGATCCAGCTGTGTTCCCCAGCCGAGGGCTAGCCAGGGGCCGGCCATGGCCACGGGAAGAATCAGCATGCGTGACCAGTTGCGCAGCGTTCGCAGCAGTCGGTCGAGCACCACCATGGCGATGGCCAGCAACCACAGGCCACTCCACAGCTCCTGAAATTGGAGTGATCGCAGGCTGAGGCTGAGGTCTGTCCCCAGTCCTCCGAGGCCGAAAACGCCCAGAATCAAGGCTGAACGAAGTGCGCAATCGAGGCGGTGGCCGATGTGGTCGCTGATCGGCTCTGCCAGCGGTGGGACCAGCCCGGTGAGCATCACGGCCCATGGTGTGGCGCCGGCTCCCTTGAGGACGGGAATGGCCGGTGAAACGTGGCAATCCACCTGATCGGCGATCACCCGCGCCATTAGAACCGTGTAGGGAATCGCGATGGCGCAGATCGCAACCCAGCCATTCAGCCCGAACACCTGCAGCAGCAACAGCCCCCAGATCAGTTCATGCACAGCGCGCAGGGGCGCCAGCCAACGGCGCAAGATCACGGCAGGCCAACGCACGCCCGCCTGGATTTCCCAGAAGGTGCTTGAGCTCAGGAGTCCGAGACCCACGCCGAGAACACTGCTGATGCCCCAGGACATCACGGCGATCACCAGGGTGATCTGGAGCCCATTAAGCAAGCTACCCAAAACGATGGGGTCGATGGAGGGCTTTACGGCCCCAGCCGCGAACTGTTGAAGAAGTGAAAGTCCGCCGCCGTGACCATCGCGCAACAGCACCCCAAGAACGCCGAGCAGGCTGAGGCCCGGCAGCAATGGGATCAGCGGCAGGGCTGGCTTCAGGCCGATGCGTAGAGCCATTCCAGCTGATCCCGGTGAATGGTGTTTGGAGCCGCATCGATCACCAGGGCACCACCACGGAGCCCCAGAACCCGATCAAACCGATGAATCAGATCCGGCCGATGCAGGCTGATCAGACAGCCCGGCAAGAGAAGCAGGGTGTTGAGAACGTCTTCGGCGAGGCTGGGATCAAGGGCGGAGAGTGGTTCGTCCGCCAGCACGAGTTCAGGCCGCTGATGCAACAGACGGCCCAGAGCCACCCGTTGGCGCTGCCCTCCGGAGAGCTCACGCACGGGCTGTTCAAGCAGATCCGCCTCCAGTTTCACCTGGTGCATCAGCTCCAGGCAGGTGTTTGGGTCCAGCGGACCCAACAGGTTTCGAATCGCCCAGAGCAGCCCATGGCGTCCCAGGGCACCGCTGTTGATGTTCTGGATCACACTCAGTTCCTCCACCAGGCGCAGGTCCTGCCAAAGCGTGCCGATCTGGCGACGTTGCCGGCGGGTGAGCTGCTGATGGGGGCGACCACACCAGTTCACGGTTCCTGCATCGGGGGTTAAAGCCCCGTTGCAGAGCTTCAACAATGTGGTTTTGCCGGCGCCACTGGCACCGAGCAAAACCACACGCTGGTCCGCACGAAGGGTGAGGGTGATCGGTTGGAGCCGTTGCCCCAGGCAGACCTGGTGCAGCTCCAGCAGCGCCGTCAACGGATCTTTCCGAGTTGGCGACCCACCGTTTCGATCATCACGTAGTCCTCGTCCTTGGCGGGGATGAAGCGTTCGGCACCGAACAACTCGAGAATCGTGGCGCCGTTTTCCGTGTCTGCCGAAAGGTCCAGCAACGCGCTCTGGAGCTTGTCGGTGAAACCATCGCCAAAGCGATCATCCAGACCGGGTCGTACAACCCAGTGGTAATCCACGTAGGGCGGTGTCCTCCAGATCACCGACACCTTGTCGGGATCCACGCGGCCGTCCGCCACATTGCTGCGCCAGACCTGCTCGTTCAAGGCGCCCACCTCGTAGGCACCGCTCTTCACCACAGCAACGGTGGCGTCGTGGCTTCCGCTGAAGCCAGGGCCGCCCCCCGCCAGATCCTCAGGTTTCACGCCGTTTTCGCCCATAAAGAACTGGGGCATCAGGCGGCCGGAGGTGGAACTCTCCGAACCGAAGGCCAGTCGGCGTCCCTTCAGCTCAACCAGTTGGTCGGCACTGGTGAAGGGGCGCAAACCACTGGCGCCATTGGCGATGAACACACTGGTGAACTCTGCATCGATGTCCCGTTGCGCCAGCACCCGGGCTCCAGGCGTCTGCAGCCGGGCCTGCACACCGGTGAGTCCACCGAACCACACCAGATCAAGGCTGCCGGTGCGGAAGGCACTCACCGCAGCCGCGTAATTGCTCACCGGCGCATACCGCACGGGAACATCCAGCTTTTCGCTGAGTTCCGCAGAGAGCGTGCCGTAGAGGCGATTGAGTTTCTCGGGGTTCTGGTCGGGGATGGCACTGATCTGCAGAACGGCCTGTTTGGCGTCGTTCTGGGGTGCGCCGCAACTGGAAACAGTGGCCGTGAGTGCGAGTCCGGCAATCAAACCGGTGGCCACCACGGCCCTGCGTTCTCGTACAGACATTCAGAAAAAGAGAGTGATGAGAACGGATCAGAAGGAACGAAGCAGCCGCTTAAGTCGCATCAGTCCATCGTTGATCGTCTCATCCGCCACGGCACAGGAGAGTCGAATGCAGCGGTCATCGCCGAAGGCCAGGCCCGGAACCACGGCCAGGCCTTCCTGTTCCAGGGCTTGCCGGCAGAACTCCATCGAATCGGGCAAGCCGTCCGGCAGGCGGGGAAAGGCGTAGAAGGCCCCTTGAGGGGGCGTCAGGGTGATGCCCTCCAGAGCCTGCAGCCCTTCAGTGAGCAGAGTTCGGCGGCGGTTGTAGCTGATGGCCATCTCGCGCACGCAATCTCGAGGCGCTTCGATCGCCGCCAGAGCACCCCGTTGAGCAAAGCTGCACACATTGCTGGTGCTCTGGCTCTGCAGGGCTGAAGCAGCCTTGATCACGCCAGCATCTCCAGCCAGATAACCGAGGCGCCAGCCGGTCATCGCCCAGCCTTTGGCAAAGCCGTTCACGGTGAAGCAGCGCGAGCGGATCTCTTCGGCAATGGCCGCAAAGCTGCAGTGCTGCTGACCATCGGCCAGGAGATATTCATAGATCTCATCGCTCATCACCATCAGCTGGGGGTTACGGGCCACCAGCGCGGCCAGGGCTTCCATTTCGGCCCGTGACATCACCTGGCCGCTGGGGTTGCCAGGGGAATTGATCACCAGCAGTCGGCTGCGTGGGGTGATCTGCTGCTCCAGCAGATCGAGGTCGAGACGGAAGCCTTCCTCCGCTTTGGTGGGGATGATCCTCGTGCTCGCCCCGGCCAGGGCCGCCATCTCGGGATAGCTCAGCCAGTAGGGCGCCGGCACGAGAACTTCGTCGCCGGGATTGAGCAGCACCTGGAACAGGTTGTAGATGGCTTGCTTGCCACCGTTGGTGACCAGCACCTGCTCGGGCTGAGTTGGAATCCCGTTTTCGACGCTCAGTTTGTGGGCCAGAGCCGCACGAAGATCGGGGTCCCCCGCGGCGGGGCCGTAGCGGGTGAAGCCGGATCCCAGAGCATGCTGAGCCGCTTCAACGATGAATGCAGGCGTCGCAAAGTCCGGCTCACCGGCACTGAGGCTGCAGATGTCCTTACCGCTGTCGCGCAGTGCTTTGGCCTTGGCGCTGATCTCCAGCGTCAGCGACGGTTTGAGGGCGACAGCCCGGTCGGAAAGTTCTGGCGGGCGCGGCATCGGTAACGCACCTCCCCGCGGTGCGTTTAAAACTTCATCATCCTGCCTCAGATGGTGTCGCAGACAACCTTGATTTCTCAGCGCCCATGAATGCGATACAGATCAGCTGGGTCTTGGCCGCAGAGGACAGCGCCAGATTGGCGACGTTCTACAGCGAGCTGTTTCAAGCCACGTTGAAGCCTGGGCTGGCGGAGCACCACTGCATCCTTCAATTCAGCGATGGCACCCAGCTGGAGATCTACAGGCCCTCACGCCGGCGCTCTTTTCCAGCCCGAGGGCGAGCGCTGGCGCCCTGCTTGCGGCTCTCCCCATCGCAGCAACCCCTGCCTGAACTGCAACGGCTGCTCAGCAACGCCCTGCAGCGTGGTGGATCGCTCCTCGAGGAGGCGCGGCTTGAGCCCTTTGGTGCTGAGGCCTGGATCCACGATCCGGAGGGCAATCCCCTGTTGCTCCTGGCTCCCCTGGCTTCCGTTGCTCCGACGTCATGAACCTCTCCAGCCTGGAGGCCTGCAGTTCTTGCGCTGCCTGTG containing:
- a CDS encoding TIGR00297 family protein; translation: MSALWIQALLVNTVLIALAQRTSVLTRSGWVHAAALGTILWGCLGWSGWLAVVAYLSLGSLVTKIGFQNKQSRGLAEARGGQRGPENVWGSAAVGAFLALLIGAGVEPRELMLVGFAASFAAKLADTFGSEIGKRFGRTTVLITSLRVVPPGTEGAISLEGTLASAAGSIAMTLVMLALQLVPSWPVAVLVMLVGLVATLGESLLGALVQDRVAWLSNELVNALQTLLAAVLAMLLMVL
- a CDS encoding sigma-70 family RNA polymerase sigma factor, with protein sequence MKIQREREQNRQPLLSDQDLATELSVRPERWAAAVQSHGASQVVDLSASPGEPASSSVEDEHLDWLKSVLHQVDGLAGTVLQAHLIEGQTLKDLAQAMNCSRSSLRLHLHEGVQLLQQLAQRDGLMPIQTS
- a CDS encoding sigma factor, producing the protein MISQRHLHQESRRGLPPCVARRNQQALKHLGLAHCAARRQQQRGPEEFDDLLQESRVGLIRGLERFDQQRGLRPSSYLLSRATGQILHYRRDRSRTIRIPWRLRDL
- a CDS encoding PCP reductase family protein; its protein translation is MDWQPEALAALKKDVPFFVRPAVRKRVEAMADSDGRSDIDLDFYKSAKQAMAPS
- a CDS encoding GDSL-type esterase/lipase family protein, whose product is MSGANDAPRQLIVLGDSGVHGWGDREAGGWCQRLRLRWMNLPSAPVVYPLGIRGDGLERVAARWRSEWSCRGELRRQTPGGLLLSVGLNDTARVGRTDGRPQLDVEAFSFGLGQLLNEMTQEVQVFVLGLTAVDEHVMPFAGCLWYGNSQIAATEAVMAEQCREADVPFLSMHQEMQEEPDWLTWMEPDGIHLNADGHRWLDQRLGQWAPLQEWAGLAALNTSTPISM
- a CDS encoding phosphonate ABC transporter; the encoded protein is MALRIGLKPALPLIPLLPGLSLLGVLGVLLRDGHGGGLSLLQQFAAGAVKPSIDPIVLGSLLNGLQITLVIAVMSWGISSVLGVGLGLLSSSTFWEIQAGVRWPAVILRRWLAPLRAVHELIWGLLLLQVFGLNGWVAICAIAIPYTVLMARVIADQVDCHVSPAIPVLKGAGATPWAVMLTGLVPPLAEPISDHIGHRLDCALRSALILGVFGLGGLGTDLSLSLRSLQFQELWSGLWLLAIAMVVLDRLLRTLRNWSRMLILPVAMAGPWLALGWGTQLDLQLTWPVAEWSMVMGNLIDGSQGFNAALEISWPGVIGATVWITLIAVCVATGLPPLLLLVWPSQASLRLQGVVWGALRLIPAPLTALLLLMLAKPSLALAGLALGLHHGGVMGRVLIDDIRSTGVRSAQTMKACGAPNRVSWLYGPLADVSRAYLTYATYRLDVILRDTAIIGMVGGAGLGWQLMEALSSFHWWLVLWIVLISAVLTLLGESLGERLQGSWNSRAMAL
- a CDS encoding ATP-binding cassette domain-containing protein, translating into MTALLELHQVCLGQRLQPITLTLRADQRVVLLGASGAGKTTLLKLCNGALTPDAGTVNWCGRPHQQLTRRQRRQIGTLWQDLRLVEELSVIQNINSGALGRHGLLWAIRNLLGPLDPNTCLELMHQVKLEADLLEQPVRELSGGQRQRVALGRLLHQRPELVLADEPLSALDPSLAEDVLNTLLLLPGCLISLHRPDLIHRFDRVLGLRGGALVIDAAPNTIHRDQLEWLYASA
- a CDS encoding putative selenate ABC transporter substrate-binding protein, whose amino-acid sequence is MSVRERRAVVATGLIAGLALTATVSSCGAPQNDAKQAVLQISAIPDQNPEKLNRLYGTLSAELSEKLDVPVRYAPVSNYAAAVSAFRTGSLDLVWFGGLTGVQARLQTPGARVLAQRDIDAEFTSVFIANGASGLRPFTSADQLVELKGRRLAFGSESSTSGRLMPQFFMGENGVKPEDLAGGGPGFSGSHDATVAVVKSGAYEVGALNEQVWRSNVADGRVDPDKVSVIWRTPPYVDYHWVVRPGLDDRFGDGFTDKLQSALLDLSADTENGATILELFGAERFIPAKDEDYVMIETVGRQLGKIR
- a CDS encoding pyridoxal phosphate-dependent aminotransferase, with product MPRPPELSDRAVALKPSLTLEISAKAKALRDSGKDICSLSAGEPDFATPAFIVEAAQHALGSGFTRYGPAAGDPDLRAALAHKLSVENGIPTQPEQVLVTNGGKQAIYNLFQVLLNPGDEVLVPAPYWLSYPEMAALAGASTRIIPTKAEEGFRLDLDLLEQQITPRSRLLVINSPGNPSGQVMSRAEMEALAALVARNPQLMVMSDEIYEYLLADGQQHCSFAAIAEEIRSRCFTVNGFAKGWAMTGWRLGYLAGDAGVIKAASALQSQSTSNVCSFAQRGALAAIEAPRDCVREMAISYNRRRTLLTEGLQALEGITLTPPQGAFYAFPRLPDGLPDSMEFCRQALEQEGLAVVPGLAFGDDRCIRLSCAVADETINDGLMRLKRLLRSF
- a CDS encoding VOC family protein, with amino-acid sequence MAAEDSARLATFYSELFQATLKPGLAEHHCILQFSDGTQLEIYRPSRRRSFPARGRALAPCLRLSPSQQPLPELQRLLSNALQRGGSLLEEARLEPFGAEAWIHDPEGNPLLLLAPLASVAPTS